AAATAAACTTTATTGGATGATCAGTGGAGTGCCTATGCCGGTCTGTTGATGAAATCAACTACAAATTGAATTTATAATTGCCATCAGAGGCCAACAATATATCAAAACGACAAAGAACTGAACTACAAATTGATAGCCCAAGCATACAAATTGTGCAAAAGAAAATCACGAAACTAATCAGATTCTGAAGGCTACCAAAATTAATTGTTTACTGTCACACCACTCAACAAGTATCAAATAAACACAGATGCATTAGCACAGGATTTCAGATCAAATACCCAGAGGGAAAGAAGTTCAGATTGGAAAAAGGAAAGGTATTACTAGCAACTAATCACTCGCTTGGTCATGTTCAGGAACAAGGTTCAAAAAACCAGACCAGACCAATAGCCCAGGAACCATTTCATCTGCCAATTTAGCCCATGCTCAAAGACTTGAATATGGTCAAACCAGCAGAAAGTACATGAACCACAGGTTGAACCAATGGACCGCCAACATAATTCAAAGTTACTCAAAATTAATTATTCTGAGTGTAAAGTTATCTTCCTCTTCATCTGTAATTAGATAAGTCAAAAGTTCTTGCTCCCAGATTGGAACAATACCTTCAACCTCAAGTGTGTACTAAGATCAACATACTGAGAAGTGAGAAGTGCGAGTCTTTGCATTTGAATTGAACGTAATTATTCCCCAATGCAGCATTGCTTGAAAGCATTCCACAACATTGCCTAAACACTGGCAGTGATCTAATTTCTCACAAAGCTCTCTGCTCACCAGCGATCACTTTCAACCAAAACCTTTTCACTATCCTCCATCTTCCTGAATTGGACTCTGGGTGAGCTcctttctctctatttctctctcacaAACATGATGATCAGATTCCCAATGGTTGCCATGGCAATCCCTCTCCTCAGACTAAGTCCACGATGTGCCTCTCCCCTTGGCCCCTCCATTCGCACTAGTGGTCCCTTACAGGATGGTCGCAAGAGTAAGCATGGAACCACACCACTTCTGCAATCATTAGCTTTTTCTGAAATGATGATAGAATTGGTTTGTTGGTTTGGTGATCGTGACAAGGATCCTATTGTTAGACATGGTAACAATCAGCAGTCATGGAGAACTGAATTGCCAACCTCTTTTTCTCGATTTACAAGTTAATCACAACTGGAAATTTAACATATTTTAAAAttgttgaattatttttaatcACTAGGTCCATGTCATTAggaatatttaataaaaattaactttATAAGAGTAATCTTtgtgatgaaaaatattttgttaaATTTACTTTCTGTTTTTCTGTAAACACAAAAAAATTACTGTTGATATTCAACAGATCCTACGTCGAGACATGAATCAGAATTACCATTGTAAAAATAAATCTAGCATATCTGATCTCTTCCTGATCTAATTTTTTGCCTGACTTCAGATATAGTCTCTTCTTTGTATTGCACTTTCTTaaactatatatttatatatttattacgaACCTTTAAAGCTTGAACATTTCCTTCTTTTCTGCTGATGTCTGTCTGGTATTTTAAACACTGGTCAGTGTAGACTTACAGTGTGCTAGTCATCCTACTAGAGggcaagactgagctcaatgacaCTGCATTCATATAAGTAATCCAAACCTAGGTAGCAAGAAGGCAGAGGAAAAGAATGTGGTCAATGGTATCCAAGAAAATGCTATCAAGTTGCAGCAGAAGTGCAAGCCACACTAAGCAAGGCCcccttgaaagaaaaaaatgcttCATTTGAATTCTGATACACTAATAGAGATCACCGGGTTAATAAATTATTGTTCTTACTTGCAGAGTAGTTATTAAGTTCTACAAGTAAATCCTTACAAACAACTCAAACAGTATATATATGCCAGTATGCATAACTCCAATACTAAGTGTCCTTAGCCTTTACAGCTATATTCTTTAATTATTGTCTATCTTGTAGATGCACAAGAAGCTAAGTAAAAATTAAAGGAAACCTATTGTATGAGACTCCCATCAATACAAGGTCTAGGGAAAAATCAAAACACAAAGGTTTTTGTTAGTCGAAACCCTGTCACCTAGATCGCAAAGGAGAATTTGTACCAAGACCAACCCTCGAGAGCTAAGTAAAAAATTGAAAAAGGTAAACATAGATGAACTAATCAATGGCCAATTAGAAAGAAAATAAACCCGAAACGCATGCAATGTGATGTATATAAAGCTTTATGTAAGAGATACCAATAGATATTCTAAACAAAAACCTGATTAATAGACAAAGACCTTTTCATCGTATCGAAAGAGTGACACATCAAAATACGGGGAAGGGCTTTGTGACTGACAAGTGTATGGTACTGAAGTCATCATCTTCTTCACAAACTGCCAAAAAAGAAGTAAATCAGATTACAGAGCTGGACTAGAAACAATAAAGTCCTGGATCATGTTGGATACCAATAACACGCTTTGACTACTACAAATTACAAATAAATATTAGGTAATAATGCTTTTGTTTAGTTAACATTTAGAAAAAAACTGTAACACTAATGGTACTTAGAGAATAAAAACAATATATTTAGCATCTGTATGTTCAACACAATATGAGCCCATTGGCATTAGTGGTGCAAGGAGGGATAGAGGAAGATCAGAAGACTTTGATAGAAACCAACAGAAAGAGACTTAAATGGTCTATCCAATAACTAGATATGCTGTCTAGTGCCTCAATAGCAGTAAAAGGTTCAAGTAGCCTACTCAAATAATTAAGAAATTATGGCTAGTTATTCATGTTGTAGATTCAAGACAAAAAAAGGCTCTCTCATGAATGTCATGACTAACAATGTGCTATGAGGTGACTTCAAGTTAACGAGGAAGTGGCAAAAAGTTGTGCTCTATTGAAACCAAGTATTTCCATTTTGTTGAGATGTGACATGCCAGTCAGTGGTAATGTTGTTGTTGCTCCATGTTAAGCCAACTCATTTGAGATCAAATCCATTAATCCTATGTCTTCTCATTGTATAACTTGGGAATAACAATATATCAGATTCAAACAGCAAAGAATACCTATTTATGAAGAGAACTTATGTCAAACACTTCAAGAAATGAGGTTTACCTGTGAGAAACTGCTTTGTTTGTTTTTCATGCTCCAAAGTTGTTCAAGAGCATGGATATTATTGGAGTGGGATGAAATAAAATTAGCATGCACCGACTCTCTTGAGTTTGCATGAAAATGGTCATAGAATTGTTCAAACAAGGAATACAATTCTTCCGATGAATTCTGCAGACAAGAGATTGTGGACAAAATTATGGCAATGAGAATGTTCTCTACCAATGATACAATGAAAGAAGCCATTACCTGATAAAATGCAATGACCTCTGTTGTTTCCATGTTATACACAGCAAAAAAAGCTGGATGTTGATCAGTACTCCGAGAAACCTAAATTATTAAATTCATCAAGAGGATagtaattcacaaaaaaaaagtacatatatgattgaaaatgaccaatatatcaaaaaaatatcatttttggcaATGTCCAAAAGTACAACAAGATACAAAAACTTACTCCTCCATCAACACTACCAAATTTGATTAGAAGATGATGACGATCCAAAAACTGAGCCTGTTCAGAGTACCCCTAAAAGTTACTGACTGCACTTATATAGACTAAGGAAattagaaaaagagagagaagagtagaggagaggagagaatccAAAAATCAGGAATAAGAAAGAAAAACACATAAAGCTCCACATAACTAAAATTACAAAAATTCTTAGGAAGACATAAAAGAGTTTGGGTTGAGTTCTCACTTAAGTATGCATATGCTAATATGAACTTGAAACAAAGCTGTAACTGCTTACCTTCCACATGATGAGATCAACATAATCTTGGAAGTGAAAATAGAACTTCTTCTTAAGATGTTGAACCCTCTGGAACAAAAagatattttagatatatttgatcaAGTATTTCATTATCAACCAAAAGATGTAGcagagaattgagatgaaaaaCAAGAATTCAAAACTATTGTGCACATTGATGTTTCCAATATCTAGAGATTTAAAATGTTTTTTTAACCTCAATGCTGCACAATTTATTGATCTATCATCTATTTCTACAATGTTCTCCAATATCTACCTAAGGTTTTAAAAGTTGATCGAACAGGTTGTGTCATCCAATATTTATTGATCCGATCAGAAATCAGCATCTGGATCAGGCAATTTCGTTCGGTTTGATCTGAAACCCTGCATACTGCATGGTGATACTACTGTACCAAGCAAACCATCTGACTTTATAACCAAGGATACCGAGCAGTCAGCTTCTCACCAGATACCCCtaccatttatttttttatttgtttgacaATATCTTTTTCTACTTCTATATTCCTCCCTGCTCCTCTCCCTCCTGATCCCCTTTCCATGTTGCTCATTACCTCACTGGCACCATCAATTCTTCCTGTCTCcagtgctcctcctcctcctttgcttttcctcctcttcctttgttTCTTCCTCTTCTACCTCCTCTACCCCACTCCTCCTCCCccttcttctctccctctttctctttgatttGTCCCGACTGGTAACGTCAATATATTGTGTCAGTGATCAGTACATACCACACTGAGTGAAACTTGAATCCTTGGTCACACTTTGTTCTTATATTAATCAAGGTTGTTAATCTCACTTTGATGTAGAATTGATAGAGGATCCACAAATTTGAACCATAAGACTGGATCAAAGGATCAGAATATGCTAACCTACTCAAATGCATGGTATGCATTTTTGAatagtaccgcccggtacaggtggtatgtaccggtccgatggcataccggtatgcggaccgcccgctaccggacagaacgtgctatagtgctacagtgctatgcGGACTGCCCGCTATGGCACtatagcacgttccgtccggtagGTGGCGGTCCacataccggtatgccgtcggaccgatacataccgcctggtacgggcggtactattcgaaattgcataccatggtttAAAGGGAATAATTTAGGCAATACCTTTAACTAAAAAACTTATTACTGCAGGGTATTTGAATAACCATATAGGGAAATTTATGGTGAATTTAAAGGAGTGTGTGTGAGGGCTTTAGATATAGGGAGTAGAACAAATTATGGtatgattttagattttttttgcaTCTTATGATCTCATTACTCACTTCAAGAAAAGATATGAACATTTGATTACTTGTAGAACAACTACtagtttgacaatctttcaaaggcAAAGTTTTTTTGACAAACTTATATtcaaaccaaggattgaaatttcgtaccgtaccaatgTACCGAGTTTTGCTCGGTATGATACGGTACGGGAGTACCAAGAGGTACGTCAGGGCATACcgagcagtatatatatatatatatatatatatatataatataaaaaatctaaaaaggaGGCATACGCTGCCTCGACGAcatcgcctcctcctcttctcctcattGCCTTAATGCGGTCTCCTTCATCTCCTCATCTGCGACGTTCGGTGAAGAAGACGACAAAGACGTCAAAGGCCGTAAACATCTccggccttcggcgaagaacATGGCGAAGGCCGCATACATCTCCGGCCTTCAGCGAAGAACACGACGAAGAAGAAGTCGCAGAATCATAAACGAGGAGATGAAGGAGATCACCTCTTCTACTACTCTAGCTGCCACCTGGCTAttacctcctggatcgggatTGTCGAGTGAGGGCGGCGCCAAATCGGGACGCATCgtggttctcccgattctccatCTTCTTCGAacgctctctctttcttcttccttctccctcgacgcttcttcttccctcgccaTAGCCAAGCTGATACCGCCTGGTAGCGGGCAATCACAGTTGAAAGTTACcacccgaaacagggcaatcacagTCAAAAGTTACTGCTCGAAACAAGgcgataacggtcgaaatttcgaccgttactgccTGATACAGTCCTGTATCATCCGATACAGGGCTATATCAAGCGTTCTACCCAgtagcaggcggtccgcgtatcggtctactggcagaccggtacgtaccacccggtaaGGGTGGTACCATTCAAAATTTAGAACCTTGGTTCAAATTTCAATCTCCAATTGCCCATGTAAAATTGCTGCCTGGCAACACTTACTAAAAATTAACTTCAAACCCAACATAGCTAGTTGTGATACCAAGAAAGTTGGTTGATTCAGAAATATGCAAGAGAATTTGAAGAGAGGTTTGCTAGCATACCAAAATTGGATCTGCTTCTTCACTCCATGCTTTgcgaaaaataaaagaaagcaaACGTTGCTTGATACCAGTAAGGAAAGAGCTTGCTTGTGCAACCGGCTGGTGATGAATGCCATTAGCCGATTCATGAACACTTCcgactggtttgcttttatttggaACTGTCATGCACTGAAGAAAATGAATATTGACATCATTTGTCACCATGTTATCATCAAAGAAATCAGAAGCACAACAAAACTTGAATTTAAGAAATTGCAGTTACAACTTCAAAACCAAACCATTCTAATAAATGTACAACAGCAATGAAATTGACTGGAACAAAGTAGCTGAAGAAAAATGTAAATTTAGTACTTTCAGGAAAACAGTAGCAACCAAACCAAAAATTTGCCTATGGAGCATCAAAACAAGGTTCTCAATTTTGAATACCTAATCCATGCCAGTCCATGGCGTACAAAAACACGGTACGCATGTGCCATGCATAGGTTTTCGCAGGTTTCGACTGATCAAGACCCTAAAAAGTCCCTGTTTTAGGGTTTTCCCTACTTCTCATGGTCAATACAAACAAGATTCATAAAATTAAACTGTTTTTAGTCTACAAAACAACAAATATTGCaatgaagcatatcaaagaaggaATATAGGCTATATCTAAAAAAGTACATTGTAATATTGTATACACAAACAAATTATCTTTTCTAAGCAATTAagcataaaaaatttaaatataatgatagtCATGAGTCCATGGAGGGTGGGTTTGATCCTTTGTGTGATGAAACTGTAGATCGATGTGACCCATAGATTGCAATACCACCCAGTGTGGTACGATACAAGTGGTACTGACAATGGAATATCAAAACAAGGATCTCAATTTTGAATATCGGACCCATGCCTCCATAGTCTGACCAAGTCTGGCACATGCTGGCATACAAAGACAAGGTAGGCCCAGCATGTGCCATGCATAGGTTTTTGCCAGTTTTGACTGATCAAGAGTCTAAAAAATCTCTATTTAAGTTTTCTTTCCCTACTTTTCATGGTAAAGACAAACAAGGTTCAAAAAATTAAAGGGATTTTAGTCTGCAAAACAACATGTATTGCAATGAAACATATATCACAAAAGTAATATAGGCTATATCTAAAAGAATACACTGTATACACCAACAAATTATCTCTTCAAAAGGCATTAAACATAATAAACTTCAAATATAATGATTGTCATGATTCCATCGAAGGTGGGTTGAATCCTTTATGTGATGAAACTGTAGGTCGATATGATCCAACAGATTGCAAGACCACCAACTGTGTTAGCATTGACCACTCAGACAGGGGACTGGTATACGAAGAAGCTAAAACCAACTGGTCCCAGTAtacatggtaccacccaatataaGCCTTGTGCAAGTATGTACCGGCAGCAACCTTACCTAGGAGGGTGAGGCTACCGACTAATTGTTAATTATATGTTGGCACCTTCATATGCACCTAAACAAAGCCCCCACACACCCCATTCACCCCCTCTTTAACTCTCTTTCATGAAGATCATTAGGGGAGGTTGATTTCCACAAGAAaagtataaatcaagatcttattcATTTCCTCTTCAAATTAAGGTTATTCCAAATCGAATCTCTAGGAAGTCAGATGCATGCAATTAGGTTACAGTTTATGTTTATTCTTGCATGCTTAGACTAAGTTTCAAAATTTAGACCTAATGTAGGGCTTAATGCAATCTCTAGACTCAGTGGATCCAGCAAAATAGGTTAGAGTTTATGTTTATTCTTGCATGTTTAGGTTAAATTTCAAATTTCAGACCTAATTTAGGGCCTACTGTAATCTCAAGATTTTGGTTGATCTAACCTAGATCCATGAAGATCAAGCCTAGATCTGAATGAAATTAGCCCAGATCTATATTAGTTTAGGCTTGATCCATGCAGATCTAGCTTAGATGAACCAAAATCTAGGCTACATCCATTTGGATGTAGCCTTAATCTGCATGGATCTAGCCTTGATCCACATGGATCTAGCCTTGACCACATGGATCAAGCCATATCTATAGCTAGGCCAACCGTGTGTAGGGCCCTAGATCATATGGGCACACCTTGGTCACTGTGGAATATCCCTAGATTTGATTAAGGCATCTGAGGTCTGATCTTAAGGGGTTTGGAGCAAGTTTCCTGGTTTAAAGGAGCTTCATACTTGAATTTTAACAAAGATACAGCAGTTTTTCGAATTTGAAGGATTCCAGCTTGAAAAAAAGTATAAACCATCTACATAAATCTCAAAGCATGTCGAAGGAAGATATCTAGAGTTTCCAGGACTTCTCCAAGGCCAAAGCCAATAAAAGAACAACGCCACAAAAGAAACCTTTTATCTCTTAGTTGACCTATGTATGCATCTTTTGATGTTTGTAGGCTATTTCATGATCTGGTTCGTATCCGTATGCTGGTTTCTCAAAGACTACGTATTTAAATAGAGGAAGCTCTTAGGAACACGTGGTCTTCTGTTACTCCTTCACATAAGCATCTTCATGTTGAGCATACTTTATAATTAACTATCAttagaaaaagagaaggaatatacaaAGACTAAAAAGACCTGAAAGCTATGTTTTTGCAGCAAATGAATGTACCTCTTTAAAGTATTTAATATTGGACAAACAAGTAATAATCAGCAATGTTTATCAGATTCTGCCAAGCCATGACGGAATCAATGCGTGCACAAAGAAACACTAAATGCTTGCAGTTAAAGAAAGATGCAAATGCTACATCTTATTCCACACAGCAAGGTGAAAAAAATATGGTCATAGCTCGACATGTAATTCTTACAATATCACTGGCAAGCCATCAGCCACAGTTATGAAACAAAAGCAGATCTAATCATCTAAAAAAGATAATGAACCTTTTTTTTCTGCAAAGTGGCAAAGGGGATTGATCTTGCTATCAACAACAAGATTTTTGCTCGTTAAACTAGCTAACATATTCAAAAAAAcattattgaatgagattttgagCTATCAATCTTTGGTCGGTAGATCTGGTGGAAAATTCTTCTTTGATTTTTACTCAAATGGCACATAGGCAAATATGAGGGAGCATCTAGCTGCAGCAATAAAACTAAAAGagcaatataataaaaataaggcAAGTGCATTTGAGTATTTGATGAGTACAATTTGATTACTCGCATAGAGACAGGATACTGATCTTGATGAATGAAAAAAACTCACCTGAGCATGAGAGTTGAGAAATAACTCATCATCCTCTAGGCAGAATGAACCAATATtccgcacatcaactaggtttccaGAATCCCTAACTTGAAGAATATGTATTGTCTGATATCTTAGGGACATTATACACAATAAATCTTCATACAAGAAAACCCCCATGCTATGAGCTAGGTTGACAAAATCATTGCAAAACGACTTCTCATCCATTACCACTCCGTCTTTAAGTCTGACAAGAATATATCAAATTAACAAATTATTAGAAAAATTGTGAAACTTTAGAAGCTTCATGATctaacaaagaaaaaaatattgtgaATAGAACTTGATTCCCTTAAGTAACTTAAGTCAAAGTACCTTACAAGGTGAAATGTTATTTTTTCTATTGAAGGGACTCCATGAATTGCACCCTCAATAGCAGGAACTTCATGACTTTGTGCGGTGGATGTTGCAAACAAGCCAAATTGAGGATCCTCCAAATAAAGAAAAAAGTCTTTGCAAATAAATTCACTGCTAGATCCTAGTGATACAGTGTATAGCTGGGTAAAGAAGCTGTCAAACTTCTTTGCTTTCTGGGTCAAACTCTGGTAATCACAATTTTCTCCTTTGAATGAAAATGACAACCATGTGGGTCTGTAAACTATGATATCTTGGAGGTTCCTGCTAAAACTTACAAGGTACCGACCATCATCCGTGATCTTACGCAATGAGTGATCTGGACAATCAATATCACATATAGTACAGCTAGGAACCAGATTCTCATAAAAATGTCTAACCAAATTAATCTGCAGAAAGTAATCAACAAGTTAAATTTTGTCCAGATATTGTCAATTAAAATAAACTCAGACACCCAGCAGATAATGGTATTATGAATCAGAGATAGTAAAGACAATGCAGGAGGAgcattagataattctaacagaaGTGAAAATGTTATTAGTAAATGTCAACATCATTAAAAGATCTTTATCATATCATTCCCCAAATCAAGGTTTAAGAAACTATCCACCGACCTATCAGAATTTACTTATCCACCAGCCAACGGATTGTGAACCAGGCAATTTCGCCAAGTTCAATCCAATATGAGTTGTACTGTGCAATAAGCTTACCATACTGGGCTTACTGGTAAGGAGATCAGCACCAGATGCTACCTGGTAGTAAGCTTAGTATCTGATACAggtaccttttttttatttttgccgGTTGCAATAGCTATCCctttttgctttttctttttctttctttctctttctatcAAGCACActctcttcttttttctctctttctctcaaaGTGATCTCTTTCCCCCAATGTGCTCTTTATCCTCCCCTCCACCTCCTACTCATCTGGGTTACCACCTCCTACTCCTCAACGTCCTCTTCCACTTCTACCTCCTTTGACTTCTCCGCCTCTGCCATCAGTGATCTTTCTCCCCCAATGTGATCTCTTTCCCCCAATGTGCTCTTTATCCTCCTCCCCACTTTTCTCCCTCTTTCTCCCTGGTCAAAACCTGTACTGAGTGCCGGAACACTGAACTGTACAGAGACTATACCTATTTGACCGCCGACTGGTATCAGCACAAGATCAAGAGCAGAAAATTGAAGAACTGGATCCAATGTGACAGTTAACTTGCAGCTAAGATATCATGATAGTAACCCATCCAAAGATAGGATAGATGTGCGACTGACAAATTTGTGTTGGTCAGCAGATGGCACTGTATATTATGTCATTGTGCGTCAACATAGACATACTTGTGGCATAAGATGGGGGGAAGAACTTGATTTTAGAATCCATCCATAAAAGAAGGAAGAGAGCAGCAACTAAACTGGTACCAACACAATTTGCCGACATGGTAAGATTCAGTGCATAAGGCAATCCCTAAAATAGTACAACTCCTTTTTAGGAAACTAAACAAAGATCAGGAGCAGCAAAAATTATCAGATGATGCAAAAACAAAAAGCAAATATCTGATAGGAATCAACAAAATATGATGGTTTATTCTACCTGTATGGGAGAGTCAACCTATAACATGAATTCTCTATAAAAGAATCTGTGTTTCATTAGGCTGGTTTGCCTTTTGGCTCACATAAGTATTTCTTCTAAGTTTCTAACCACTAATCTAGTTCTTCCCATTAACAGTTCCTAGTAAGCCTTTCCACTCTAATTTCATAATCTATTATAGGTTTAAACCACCAAGCCTCTCCATTTTGCACTAAACTATAATATATAAGTCGAAATGAGATGTACTCATTTTTCAACACTTCTACAATAACAGTTACAGAAGTAGAAATCTTACCCATATGCACCATACAACCTGATTTAGAAATATGCCATTACACTATATCAGGCTCACTCATAATTTCCTCTCTAGAATTAAGTACCAACTGCAATAATGGCCATACAGACTTCCCATGCAATGTCAAAACTTTCAAAGTTTCACTTCCAGCCTCACCATAACAAAAACCAAAGTAAGATAAAGCACCATCCTTAAGATTTGAATGTTCCCTACAAAGATCTTGTTGCTTCAGTTTGAATCATTTACCTTTGAACTCATGGTTTTAGGCTTCCATTCTTGCATAAATTCAGCTTAATCCTACAAAATTCCTTTTATGACCAAGGCATTTGCAGAAAGAACATAATCAGGCAACCGTTCATAGATCACCTGTTGCTCATAAACCAGGCTAGAAGGATCTTCAACCATTATGAATTTTTAACAATCTTTCTTTTTCAAAGCCCATTACACTTTCGACTGcatttccattttatttgttttatctGTTATTTACCAGAGTAATCTAAGACCACAGATATCTTTTGCACTGGGTACTATAAAGACTTGTATATATGAACCCAGCCTTCCCTTTAAGTTCTTTAATATGGTTAAAATAATAAAGACTTATGAGACTTTTGTTTATAATTTCTTCTAACATGTGCACAGCCCTGATGAAGTCTAGCAAGATGTAGAAACTAGAAAGGCCATTGAGACACAATCCTATCCTCCAACAAGTCAGTCATCTACTAACTGTGTCACAAGAATTTAAGTCATAGCCATCCAAGAAGCACAGTGAGAACAAAGGTCATTGCCAACTCAATTCATTGTTGTTTCAGTTTGACAAGAGGAAACCATCGCAATAGCAAGGATCATATTATCCGAAATAAAATTAATATCACAAACTTTCCATGTAACGAATAAATGGTTTGACTAGGAATGTTACTCTTACAGTAAAAATCATAATAGAATGGTGCATAGTTTGGGCAGGAATATTGCACTTAGTCGTGCTCAATCtggaaaagatccatgtagcttaCCCCATGCAGCTGAGACCCTATCGCTTGTTTTATCTTGTTTTTCCAAACAAGAAGCAAGCAACTCTTTTGTATTGTAACCCCAAATCAACAAAAATAGGATATCTATTGAACTCCATGATCTTAATTACAAAAAACCCAAGAAGAAAAGCACATGCTTACATGTGCGTGTATGTATCTTCTTTTTTTGATGGGGAAGGGAGAGTGGGATGGTGCTTTAACTCATCCAGTTACATATAATGATGCATTCAAGATCCAAACAGTTAATACAAGCCCATGGTCCAAACTTCATATAACTCACACAAGCAAGTGGGAGGTGACTCGGGAACAAATTTTTAAAGCTTGTCTTATAGCCAATATCAATAACTAATATCGATCAAATGAATTGCAAGCTAAGTTTTGCCATGTTCTTTTCAAATAGAGAACTTGAGACCAATAAGAATCTCTTGAGAGGAAAGTGGTATCAATTGAATAAATATGAACTACCAAGTTCAGAATGTGCTAATCCTAGACTACCAAAACTTCTTATATCAATGAGTTCTCTTTTCCAACGAAAGTATAACAAGCCCATTAAAACTAGAATAAGCACCAACAACCCTAAATTTAAGCAAGGAACAATCTAGTGAGAGTGATGTCACCACTGTGTTCATATTATTCCACAATAAGGCTTACATGGTTAGCAGTTACCAGCAACTCTGCTCCTC
This DNA window, taken from Musa acuminata AAA Group cultivar baxijiao chromosome BXJ3-7, Cavendish_Baxijiao_AAA, whole genome shotgun sequence, encodes the following:
- the LOC103990379 gene encoding light-mediated development protein DET1 — protein: MFRSTNVAARVFERQILTPRPGASINLVRHFYENLVPSCTICDIDCPDHSLRKITDDGRYLVSFSRNLQDIIVYRPTWLSFSFKGENCDYQSLTQKAKKFDSFFTQLYTVSLGSSSEFICKDFFLYLEDPQFGLFATSTAQSHEVPAIEGAIHGVPSIEKITFHLVRLKDGVVMDEKSFCNDFVNLAHSMGVFLYEDLLCIMSLRYQTIHILQVRDSGNLVDVRNIGSFCLEDDELFLNSHAQCMTVPNKSKPVGSVHESANGIHHQPVAQASSFLTGIKQRLLSFIFRKAWSEEADPILRVQHLKKKFYFHFQDYVDLIMWKAQFLDRHHLLIKFGSVDGGVSRSTDQHPAFFAVYNMETTEVIAFYQNSSEELYSLFEQFYDHFHANSRESVHANFISSHSNNIHALEQLWSMKNKQSSFSQFVKKMMTSVPYTCQSQSPSPYFDVSLFRYDEKLISSTDRHRHSTDHPIKFISRRQPNVLKFKIKPGLETSGAEARTKKICSFLFHPYLPMALSIQQTYMQPTVVNLHLRM